Part of the Acidobacteriota bacterium genome, CTGCCGGTCGATGTCCTGGCGCACGGCTTCCACGACAGATCGCCAGCTCGTTGTAGCCGGGGTTCTCCGCCGCCGCCGGTTTCGGCTTCGACGCGAGCGGCGGACCGGACGGGGAGCACCCTCCGGATCTTCGTTCGCGGGCTGCACGGCGTCCAGAGCCGATCCCGGGATCGACACTCTGGGCGGTCGGGTCTTGCGGAGCGAGACGCGGCCTGAACCCGACGGCTGCTTCTTCGGCTCGTTCGCGGCCAGTTGCAGCAAGGACGCCCAGATGTGGCCGCAAGCAGTGCCGGCGGCGAATTGGTCGCAGCCGCAAACCGCGTGGAGAATGCGCTCGTCAGGCACCCTGGACCAGTCGAGCTCGACGTTGGCGACACCGTTCGAACTCGGATCCGAGTCGGCAGCGTCGTCGTCGATCGGCGGTGGAGAGATCAGGATCCGGGCGCTTGCGCCGTCGATCTCGAGCTTGATGTCTCCCTTCGAGAAGACAGTCTGTCCCTCTTCACGGTCCTCTGGCCGGAAGTGGGACGCGCTGCGCTGATGCAGTGCGACCGTGCGCCCGCCGCGCCCTCTGCCGCGTGGCCGGCCGCGCCGCCTGCGGCGAGCTGGCCGCGAGCCCTTGGTCGCGGGTGGGGTCTTGGTGGGACTTTCGCTCTGTGCTTCTGGCATTCCGGTGGGGTTTCGACCCGTTTGAATACGCCGGCGCCGCCGGCTAGCAGTTCTGTCGCTCCCCGAAGGACGGTGCGACGTGGCGAACGTCTCGGGAAGCTGAGTCGCGGCCGCTATGAGCGGGTGGCGGGGCGTTAGCCGGTATGGCGGTCGCCTGCCTCGCGGCGCCGTGCAAGCTGCATGAGTGTAGCCCAAGAACGTAGATAGGCCAAGTGTTCTTCTTCGTTGGGGTCCGCGTGGCGCCGGTGCCGGCTGCTACGATCGGGGCCGATCGAACGTCGATATCGAGTGAGAGGAGGGTTCGACGATGGCGCAGGCCGCGACCACGCAGCTCGAACGACCGGACGCCGGTACCAGGGCGCGGTCCGCGCCGGATCGCCTGACCGAGACCCGGCAGCCGTTCGACCTCTCGGATGCCGTCACCTTGGAGGTGGAGCGCCTCGACATGGCGCAGAACGTCCACGACATGCAGGAACAGGGCTACACGATTCTGCGCGACGTGGCGCCGCCCGAGTTCACCGACCGTTTGCGGGCAACCTGTCTGCGCCTGGCGGAGGAGACGGAGGGTCGTGCGAAGGGTCGGTCGGCTGCGCTCCTGCTTGGCCGTGACCCGATCTTCGAGGATGTCGTCCTGCGGCCGAAGATCCAGGCCCTGGTCGAGATCATGTGCGGCAAGGGGGCCCTGCTCTCCCAGTTGATCTGCAGCGTCCGACCTTTGGGCGCGGCGAAACTGCCTTTGCACGCGGACCAGAACTGGCTGCCGGCCCCGTTCCCGGTGCACAACCAGCTCCTGACCCTGTGCTGGGCATGCGACGAGTTCACCGAGGTCGGCGGCTGCACCAAGGTCATTCCGGGGACCCACCGTCTGCGCCGCCACCCGAACGAGGAGGAAGTCGCGACCGAGCCCGGCGCGATTCCGACGGAGTGCCCGGCGGGTTCCGTCGTGGTCTGGGACGGTTCGATCTGGCACGGCAACTACCCGCGCGCGATTCCCGGAGAGCGCGTCGTGCTGCACATCACGTTCTCCCGTCTGGCGCTGCGCCCGGTGGAGGACTACAGCCACCTGGACGAGGGGTGGCTCGAGGACAAGCCCTGGCCGCTACGGGTGATGCTGGGCCGGGAGGACTTCCTGGGTAGCACGACGATCGCGCGCGGGCACGCGGACTACACGCATCTCGTGCGCACCTTCAACTGGGCAAAGACCTAGCGCTACGGCTGGATCAGGTAGGTGAACTTCACCGCGATCTCGCGGTGCGTGCTCTGGCGGTAGCGGAGGTCCTCGGCCATCCAGTTCTCGTTGTAGACGACGAACAGGTCGGAGCCCGGCTTGTAGATCCAGTGCAGGCGGATGTTCGTTCCGAGGTCGCCGGAGAGATCGTTGTACTGGACGACCGTGTTGAGGCGCAGGTTCGGGGTGAACGTGAAGTTGACGATCTGGCTGTAGAGGCCGACGTCGAACGCGCCCTGGGGGAGTTCGACGTCGTTGAAGACCCAGCGGGTTTCCGTCTGCAGGTTCTTCGAGAGGCGGAGAGTGAAGGTGACGCGGCCGGAGGTCTGGGTACCGTTGTAGAAGTCGCCGGTGCCGATCAGCCCGCGGAAGCCGAACAGGCGGCTCTGGTTGGTAAAGCTGGCGACCTCGATGGTGTCGAACTCGTAGCGCCCCGGCGGAATCACGACTCCCGGCGACACTTCGAAGGGCGCGACCAGGTTCTCCGTTTCGTTGACGTAGCCCAGCCGCCACCGGTCCTCGGTGGTCATTCGCATGCCGATGGGCGAGAACTGGATCCGCCGGGTTTCCAACTCGCCGTTGTCGAGCGTCTCGTAGTAGTCGACGTACAGTTCAGTGAACCAGGCGCGGACGGGACCCCGTTCGATCCGGGGCTGCCACTGGATCAGCGGGTTCAGATGGCGGACGTTCCGGCGCAGGAGGAAGCCGGCCCTGGGGTCGTAGTCCTTTTCGATCTCCTGGGCGTCCAGGAACACCGTCAGGCTGCGGCCCTGGTAATCGAAGTTGAATCCGTAGGCCGATTCACCGGCGTCGGCGAAATCGCCTGACGTGGCGTTCCCGGAACTGGCCGACGGCTCCTCGCTGATGCCGCTGCTGGACCAGAAGCCGCCGAAGATCACCTTCGGGTCCGGCTTGTAGACGAAGTCGACGCCCGCGACCCGGTTCGCGAGTTCGCCGTCCGGGGCCGCTTCGGTGAGCATCGCGCCGACCGACGACCGCTCGCCGACGTTGCGCTTCAGGCGGGCGACCGTGAACGCGTTCGGAGGCAACGTTCCATCGTCCCTTTTGAGGCCGGCCGTCGCGACCCGCAGCACGCCGATGTCCCAGCCGCCCACTCGCCCGGTAAGGCGAGCCCCCCAGTCGATCGGTACCTGCCGCCCCGCATCCAGACCGACCCGTCGTGAGAAGAACGCCTTGAGCACCGGCGGTTCGTAGAAACGGCGGTGAGGAGGGCCGAAGTCGAAGATCCCCGCGTTCTCGAGGAAGAAGTCGCGCTTCTCGGGAAAGTAGAGGGAGAACCGGGTGAGATTCGTTTGCAGCTCATCGACTTCGACCTCGGCGAAGTCCGTGTTGTAGGTCAGGTCAAGGGCCAGGGAACGGGTGACGCCCCACTTCAGGTCCAGACCGTAGTCGCCGTCGGTGGCCGGGTCCAGGTCGAGGCGCGGATCCTCGCTGACGTCGCCGATGGCGTAGGGCTTGATCTGAAGCTGCGCCGACTGGCTGAGTCCGGTCAGCCCGGTCAGTTCTCCGGCCATGGACACCCGGTGCACGGGCTGGACTTCGGAGCCGATCTGCCCGAGGACACTGACTTCGCGCGGCAGACCGGACCAGTGGGTCATCTCGCGCTTGTGGGCGATGTAGCGCTGGACGTTGAAGCCCCAGGCCGGAGCGGCCGGATCGAAACGGAGCGTCGAGATGGGAATCGCGATCTCGGTGGTCCACCCTGCAGCGGTCTTCCGGGACGCGACGGACCAGATGCCGTCCCATTCCAGGTTCAGGTCGCGACCTTCGTCCGTGACCAGGGTGTCGGTCCTTGCGCCGTTCAGGTTCGTTTCGAAGGCGTATGCGTTCCGCCGGTCGTGGAAGGTGTCGAGGAGCAGGATGATCGAGTCGTCCTGGAAGATGCGGCTGTCGCGCTCCATCTCCTTCGCGATGATCGCGTCCGGCTCCGCGTCGAAGGCGGTGATGCCGAAGAAGATCGTGCTGTCCGTGAACACGACACGCACTTCCGTCTGCTCGGTCGCCGGCACGCCGTCGAGCGGTTCGTGCTGCATGAAGTCGGTGCCGACGTCGGAGACCTGCCAGGCCCGGTCGCTCAGGTCGCCATCGACGTTGGGACCCTGCTCGACCCGGGTGGCAGCCATCGTCGGACGCCCGGCGCCGGACGCTGCTTCCTGGATGCCGGCGGCCGGCCCCGCTGCCACGAAAGCGAGCGCAAGTGCACTGGCGAACTGCCTCGGCCTCGACATGCTCATGGCTGGATCAGATAGGTGAACTTCACCGCGATCTGGCGGTGCGTGCTCTGGCGGTAGCGCAGGTCCTCGGCCATCCAGTTCTCGTTGTAGACGACGAACAGGTCCGAGCCGGGCTTGTAGATCCAGTGTAGGCGGATGTTCGTGCCGAGGTCGCCGGAGAGATCGTTGTACTGGACGATCGTGTTGAGCCGCAGATTCGGCGTGAAGGTGAAGTTCACGAGCTGGCTGTAGAGGCCGATGTCGAAGGCGCCCTGGGGAAGTTCGATGTTGTTGAAGACCCATCGGGTCTCGGTCTGAATGTGCTTCGAGAACTTGAAGTTGATCGTGGTGCGGCCGGACACTTGCGTACCGGTGTAGAAGTCGCCGACGGCGATGCGGGAGCGCAGGCCGAAGAAGCGGCTCTGGTTGCTGTAGATGGAGAACCGCAGAGCGTCGAATTCGTAGTAGCCGGGCGGAATCACGACTCCCGGCGAGACTTCGAAGGGTTCCACCAGGTTCTCAGTCTCGTGGAGATAGCCCAGCCGCCAACGGTCCTCGCTCGTTGTCCGCATGCCGATCGGTGATATCTCGATCTGGCGGGATTCCAGCTCGCCCCCGTCCAGGGTCTCGTAGTAGTCGGCCCTGATCTCCGTGAACCAGGTCCGGACGAAGCCTCGTTCGATCCTAGGCAACCACTGGATCATCGGGTTCAGGTGACGGACGTTCTTCCGCAGCAGGAACCCTGCCGCGGGGTGGTAGTCCTCTTCGATGTCCTGAGCGTCGAGGTAGACGGTCAGTTCGCGGCCCTGGTAGTCGAAGTTGAAGCCGTAGGCGGCCTCTCCGGAGTCGCTGGATCCGCCGGCGCCGGCCGCTTCCTCGCTGGCGCCGCTACTCGTCCAGAAGCCGCCGAAGCCGAGCGTGGACGTGGGCTTGTAGTCGAAGTCGACGCCGACGACCCGGTTCGCCGCCGCGCCGTCGGGCGCCGTTTCGGTGATCATCGCGCCGACCGACGAGCGCCGGCCCACGTTGCGCTTGAGGCGGGCGACGGTGAACGCGTTGGCCGGAAGCTGCCCGTCGTCTCTTGCGATTCCGGCAGTCGCGACCCGAAGAACCCCGAGGTTCCAGCCTCCGACCCGTCCGGTCAGGCGGGCGCCCCAGTCGATCGGGACCTGTTCCCCCTCGTCCAGGCCGACCCGGCGCGAGAAGAAGGTCTTGAGCACGGGAGGCTCGTAGAAGAGCCGGTGGGGAGGACCGAAGTCGAAGATGCCGGCGTTCTCCAGAAAGAAGTCGCGCTTCTCCGGGAAGTACAGCGAGAACCGGGTCAGGTTCGTCTGCAGTTCGTCGACCTCGACTTCGGCGAAGTCCGTGTTGTAGGTCAGGTCGAGCGCCAGAGAGCGGGTGACGCCCCACTTCAGGTCGAGACCGTAGTCGCCGTCGGAGGCCGGGTCGACGTCGAGGCGCGGGTCCTCGCTGACGTCACCGATGACGAAGGGCTTGATCTGAAGTTGCGCTGACTGAGACAACCCGGCGAGCCCGGTGAGTTCTCCCGCCATCGACACCCGGTGTACGGGCAGGACCTGGGAGCCGACCTGCCCGAGCGTGCCGACCTCGCGTGGCAGGCCCGACCAGTGGGTCATCTCGCGCTTGTGGGCGATGTAGCGCTGCACGTTGAATCCCCAGGCCGGAGCGGCCGGATCGAACCGGAGGGTGGAGATGGGAAGCGCGATCTCCACCGTCCAGCCGAAGCCGGTTCGCCGCGCGGCGGACTGCCAGATGCCGTCCCACTCCAGGTTCAGGTCGCGACCTTCGTCGGTGACCAGGGTGTCGGTGCGGGCGCCGTTGAGGTTCGTCTCGAAAGCGTAGGCGTTGCGCCGATCGTAGAAGGTGTCGAGCAACAGGATGATCGAGTCGTCCTGGAAGATGCGGCTGTCGCGCTCCATCTCCCTGGCGATGATCGCGTCGGGGTTCGCGTCGAAGGCGGTGATGCCGAAGTAGATCGTGCTGTCGGTGAACACGACACGAACTTCCGTCTGTTCGGTCGCCGGCACGCCGTCGAGCGGTTCGTGCTGGATGAAGTTCGTCCCGACTTCCGCCTGGGCCCAGACGGCGTCGCTCAGGTTGCCGTCGACGTTCGGCCCCCGTTCGACGCGGGTCGCGGCCATGCTCGGGCGCTCGGCGCCAGCTTCCGGCTGCTCCTGACCGGCGACGGGGGCGCCCGCGAGGAAACCCAACAGGCCCACGGTCGCGGGCAGGCTCCGTTTCACGGGACGGAGGCTAACAGCAGCGTTCTTCGGCCGCCGGCCGCTCGCGCTGCGGTAACGTCCGCTCCCCATGCCCGACGAACAGCACCCGAGTCTTCTCGCTCTGGCGGAGCGCGCCTGGCGCGGCGAACTGGACCTTCAGTTCGAACACCACCCGGTTCACCGCTACTACCCGGGCTCCTGCCGGCTCACGGACGGTCTGCTCGGCTTCAAGGGCATCGCCGGCTTCTACGTCATCGACAGCGGCGACGGGCTGGTGATGCTCGACGCCGGCCACCTGCTCGACGTGAAGCGCTGCTTCGAGGAAACGAGAAGGGTATGGCCCGAGACGCCGGTCGTCGCCGCGATCTACTCGCACCACCATGTGGATCACGTGTTCTCGGTCACTGCGTTCGACGTGGAGGCGGACGAGCGCGGGTGGCCGCGGCCGACGGTCTACGCCCACGAGCGGGTGCCGGCGCACTTCGACCGCTACCGCGCGACGCTCGGCTGGAACACGGCGATCAACCGTCGCCAGTTCGCGATCGACGCGCCTCACTACCGCTGGCCGGACAGCTACCGGTACCCGGATGTCCTCTACCGCAGCAACCTGACCTTCCGGCGCGGCGAGCTGACCTTCGAGCTGACCCACGGCCGCGGCGAGACGGACGACATCACCTGGACTTGGATTCCGGAGCGCCGCGTTCTCCACGCCGGCGACCTGTTCATCTGGGCGGTGCCGAACGCCGGCACCCCGCAGAAGGTGCAGCGCTACGTCGGCGACTGGGCGGACAGCCTGGAGCGGATGGTGCCGCTCGGTGCCGAGATCCTCCTCCCGGGGCACGGCCTGCCGATCCTCGGCGCGGACCGGGTGCGCCGGGCACTGGACGGCACGGCGCGGTACCTGCGTTCGATCGAAGAACAGAGCGTGGCGGCGATGAACCGGGGGCTGAGCCTCGACCAGGTGGTCCAGGCGGTGGAGCCTCCCGCCGACCTCGCCGACGAGCCCTACCTGCAGCCGGTGTACGACGATCCGAGCTTCCTCGTGCGGATGGTCTGGCGGCGCTACGGCGGCTGGTGGGACGGCGAGTTCGACAACGTCGTGCCGGCGACGAAGAAAGAGCAGGCCGAGGCCTGGGTCGAACTGGCAGGCGGGATCGATCGGGTGATCGAGCGGGCGCTGGCTGCCTCGTCGGGCGGCGACCACGCCGTGGCCTGCCACCTGATCGAAGCCGTGCAGCACGCGTCTCCCGGGAACGTCGAAGTCCACGAGGCCCGGGCAGCCATCTACCGGGCCAACGCCGGCGCGCAGGTGTCGTCCATGGCGCGCAACATCCTGAACCATGCGGCGCTGGCCAGCGACCGGGGCCGGCGGGATCTCGTATCGGATGAATGAAGCCGGAACCGCCGACGACGAGGCGCCCGGCATCGGCCGCGCCGTGGCGACGGCCGGCGCCCTCTGGGCCGTAGGCGGCATCGTGGGTCTGCTCGTGTGGGCGGTCTACCGGCTGGCCCGGATCTCCATCGCCGCGTTCGACCATCCGTTCGCCTGGTATCACTGGGCTTCGCTGCTCGCGATCATCCCCTTCATGGCCTGGTCGGAAGGGCTGCGCGGCTTCCAGTTGCGGTTCTCGCCGCGCGTGGCGGAGCGCGCGATGACGGTCCGCAGGCAGCCGACGCTGCTGCGAGTTGTGTTGGCGCCCCTCTACGCTGCCGGCTACTTCGAAGGAACGCGGCGCGAGCGTCTCGGCGTCTGGTTCGGAACCGTCGGCATCCTGGTGCTGATCGTGCTCGTCCACCGGCTGGACCAGCCGTGGCGGGGCATCCTCGACGCGGGTGTCGTCGTGGGGCTGTCCTGGGGGACGATCGCGACGCTGGCGCTGAGCGTGCGGGCCTGGCGGAACTAGCGCGGCCCTAGGGCTCGATCGTCCTCAGGATGAAGCGGGCCATCGTCTCGCGCAGGTGCAGCGAGAGGTCGGGATCGGTCACGCCGTGGCGTGACTTCGGGTAGAGCATCATCTCGAAGGGCTTGCCGGCCTTCTGGAGCTTCCAGGCCATCTGTAGGGTGTTCTGCATGTGGACG contains:
- a CDS encoding phytanoyl-CoA dioxygenase family protein — its product is MAQAATTQLERPDAGTRARSAPDRLTETRQPFDLSDAVTLEVERLDMAQNVHDMQEQGYTILRDVAPPEFTDRLRATCLRLAEETEGRAKGRSAALLLGRDPIFEDVVLRPKIQALVEIMCGKGALLSQLICSVRPLGAAKLPLHADQNWLPAPFPVHNQLLTLCWACDEFTEVGGCTKVIPGTHRLRRHPNEEEVATEPGAIPTECPAGSVVVWDGSIWHGNYPRAIPGERVVLHITFSRLALRPVEDYSHLDEGWLEDKPWPLRVMLGREDFLGSTTIARGHADYTHLVRTFNWAKT
- a CDS encoding DUF5916 domain-containing protein, which produces MSRPRQFASALALAFVAAGPAAGIQEAASGAGRPTMAATRVEQGPNVDGDLSDRAWQVSDVGTDFMQHEPLDGVPATEQTEVRVVFTDSTIFFGITAFDAEPDAIIAKEMERDSRIFQDDSIILLLDTFHDRRNAYAFETNLNGARTDTLVTDEGRDLNLEWDGIWSVASRKTAAGWTTEIAIPISTLRFDPAAPAWGFNVQRYIAHKREMTHWSGLPREVSVLGQIGSEVQPVHRVSMAGELTGLTGLSQSAQLQIKPYAIGDVSEDPRLDLDPATDGDYGLDLKWGVTRSLALDLTYNTDFAEVEVDELQTNLTRFSLYFPEKRDFFLENAGIFDFGPPHRRFYEPPVLKAFFSRRVGLDAGRQVPIDWGARLTGRVGGWDIGVLRVATAGLKRDDGTLPPNAFTVARLKRNVGERSSVGAMLTEAAPDGELANRVAGVDFVYKPDPKVIFGGFWSSSGISEEPSASSGNATSGDFADAGESAYGFNFDYQGRSLTVFLDAQEIEKDYDPRAGFLLRRNVRHLNPLIQWQPRIERGPVRAWFTELYVDYYETLDNGELETRRIQFSPIGMRMTTEDRWRLGYVNETENLVAPFEVSPGVVIPPGRYEFDTIEVASFTNQSRLFGFRGLIGTGDFYNGTQTSGRVTFTLRLSKNLQTETRWVFNDVELPQGAFDVGLYSQIVNFTFTPNLRLNTVVQYNDLSGDLGTNIRLHWIYKPGSDLFVVYNENWMAEDLRYRQSTHREIAVKFTYLIQP
- a CDS encoding DUF5916 domain-containing protein — translated: MKRSLPATVGLLGFLAGAPVAGQEQPEAGAERPSMAATRVERGPNVDGNLSDAVWAQAEVGTNFIQHEPLDGVPATEQTEVRVVFTDSTIYFGITAFDANPDAIIAREMERDSRIFQDDSIILLLDTFYDRRNAYAFETNLNGARTDTLVTDEGRDLNLEWDGIWQSAARRTGFGWTVEIALPISTLRFDPAAPAWGFNVQRYIAHKREMTHWSGLPREVGTLGQVGSQVLPVHRVSMAGELTGLAGLSQSAQLQIKPFVIGDVSEDPRLDVDPASDGDYGLDLKWGVTRSLALDLTYNTDFAEVEVDELQTNLTRFSLYFPEKRDFFLENAGIFDFGPPHRLFYEPPVLKTFFSRRVGLDEGEQVPIDWGARLTGRVGGWNLGVLRVATAGIARDDGQLPANAFTVARLKRNVGRRSSVGAMITETAPDGAAANRVVGVDFDYKPTSTLGFGGFWTSSGASEEAAGAGGSSDSGEAAYGFNFDYQGRELTVYLDAQDIEEDYHPAAGFLLRKNVRHLNPMIQWLPRIERGFVRTWFTEIRADYYETLDGGELESRQIEISPIGMRTTSEDRWRLGYLHETENLVEPFEVSPGVVIPPGYYEFDALRFSIYSNQSRFFGLRSRIAVGDFYTGTQVSGRTTINFKFSKHIQTETRWVFNNIELPQGAFDIGLYSQLVNFTFTPNLRLNTIVQYNDLSGDLGTNIRLHWIYKPGSDLFVVYNENWMAEDLRYRQSTHRQIAVKFTYLIQP
- a CDS encoding MBL fold metallo-hydrolase, giving the protein MPDEQHPSLLALAERAWRGELDLQFEHHPVHRYYPGSCRLTDGLLGFKGIAGFYVIDSGDGLVMLDAGHLLDVKRCFEETRRVWPETPVVAAIYSHHHVDHVFSVTAFDVEADERGWPRPTVYAHERVPAHFDRYRATLGWNTAINRRQFAIDAPHYRWPDSYRYPDVLYRSNLTFRRGELTFELTHGRGETDDITWTWIPERRVLHAGDLFIWAVPNAGTPQKVQRYVGDWADSLERMVPLGAEILLPGHGLPILGADRVRRALDGTARYLRSIEEQSVAAMNRGLSLDQVVQAVEPPADLADEPYLQPVYDDPSFLVRMVWRRYGGWWDGEFDNVVPATKKEQAEAWVELAGGIDRVIERALAASSGGDHAVACHLIEAVQHASPGNVEVHEARAAIYRANAGAQVSSMARNILNHAALASDRGRRDLVSDE